The following proteins are encoded in a genomic region of Periophthalmus magnuspinnatus isolate fPerMag1 chromosome 10, fPerMag1.2.pri, whole genome shotgun sequence:
- the LOC117378100 gene encoding type-2 angiotensin II receptor-like — MENSNDFFNSTALPNTTMASHMPPCGEEWTRIDMSTLIPAIFSIISIFGTVGNVLAISVLAHSSTPKSVANTFMVNLCVADLLFLLSLPLWAAYYSQNYNWTFGRVTCKICGALLNFNLYASIFFIMCMSIDRYLAIVHPLRSLSARDPKIAIFTCILVWVLACLCSAPTLALRDIHAIPELDVKACGIKYPNETWFFALAWMKVIVGFVLPLIVICCCYGVIGRHLLADTGLVRMQSTKQSVKKCVESKDQKGTFERPPTPCPHPRSGNSKPLEGRGLQRVLWTVAAVVIAFFLCWFPFHCITMFDIGKAYGWLEGCWVDWTIQNFTPITLCLGFSNSAINPLLYCFIGHHFRGRLGGLCKGLGACVKARGEEHHSQKRGSFSTRLSSFSRKLSDLKDLAIVENAHPA; from the coding sequence ATGGAAAACTCAAATGACTTCTTCAACTCTACAGCGTTGCCAAACACGACTATGGCCTCTCATATGCCCCCTTGTGGTGAAGAATGGACCCGTATCGACATGTCTACACTCATCCCTGCAATATTTAGCATTATTAGCATATTTGGCACTGTCGGCAATGTCTTAGCTATTAGCGTTTTAGCTCATTCAAGTACGCCAAAAAGTGTTGCCAATACTTTTATGGTAAACTTATGCGTTGCCGATTTGCTATTCCTACTTTCGCTACCACTATGGGCTGCATACTATTCACAAAACTACAACTGGACTTTTGGACGTGTGACTTGTAAAATATGCGGCGCGCTCTTAAATTTCAACCTCTACGCATCCATCTTCTTCATTATGTGCATGAGTATCGACAGGTATCTAGCTATTGTCCACCCTTTGAGGTCCCTAAGTGCTCGCGACCCCAAAATTGCGATATTCACCTGCATTTTAGTATGGGTCTTGGCTTGTCTCTGCTCCGCTCCGACGCTAGCTCTACGGGACATCCACGCTATCCCGGAGTTGGACGTCAAAGCATGCGGCATCAAGTACCCAAACGAAACCTGGTTCTTTGCTCTCGCCTGGATGAAGGTAATAGTAGGTTTCGTCCTTCCTTTGATCGTTATCTGCTGCTGTTACGGTGTTATTGGGAGACACTTACTAGCTGACACAGGCCTGGTAAGAATGCAAAGTACAAAGCAGTCCGTGAAAAAATGCGTGGAATCTAAAGATCAGAAAGGAACATTTGAGCGTCCGCCGACCCCTTGCCCCCACCCGAGGTCCGGTAATAGCAAACCGCTTGAGGGAAGAGGACTGCAAAGAGTCTTATGGACAGTAGCTGCAGTTGTAATAGCATTTTTCCTATGTTGGTTTCCATTTCATTGCATTACCATGTTCGATATTGGCAAAGCTTACGGATGGTTGGAAGGATGTTGGGTGGATTGGACCATTCAGAATTTCACCCCAATTACTCTCTGCTTGGGGTTCTCAAATTCAGCAATTAACCCGCTACTCTACTGCTTCATCGGACACCATTTCAGAGGGAGGTTAGGTGGGCTGTGCAAGGGGCTGGGTGCATGTGTGAAAGCACGCGGAGAGGAGCACCACAGCCAGAAGAGAGGGTCCTTTAGCACCAGGCTCAGTTCATTTTCAAGGAAACTCAGTGATCTCAAAGACTTGGCTATTGTCGAGAACGCTCATCCAGcttga